One part of the Niveispirillum cyanobacteriorum genome encodes these proteins:
- a CDS encoding TonB-dependent receptor — protein sequence MTKSQLTLRAVLLAGAALATAMPALSQELMLEEIVVTARKRAESLQDAAVSVSAFTAEGLQRAGIGDVLEVVNRVPGFTMNADNATEPNIFMRGIGTDIESAASSPAVGFFLDDVYLSRAQGTNLELFDFERIEVVRGPQGTLYGKNVVGGAVNFITKQPTEDQDTVAEVSVGNYSFLQFRGATGGALADNLYGRIAFSARGRDGFAYNTFTKNDVEDLSSMGVKGALRLVASEQLEVTASADFSRRRSDGRWIDMVIPSAHNVPFKNPDPRKGPNNVDGRQHSDVGGGSIKAVWSLENGSITSLTGYREATFEDKNNDAGSYLDMDKLLRDANGRIQFGKIDRSKFNDDFYINAKTEDVKTFSQEFRYSSDFDGPFNVMAGLFYMGEDIGRNEDADYIFVDYFAQGRETARTTAKGDTWSAFVEGTWAVTDTLKAIGGVRYTKDIKKFTVARAAFGDFLGQDFEDAQGRPTTAFTAGDKHTWSAWTPSATLQWKTSDDVMLYATVAKGFKSGGWNGENANNPTEAAVPYNPEFAWNYETGIKSQWLDNRLRLNLTGFVADYKDLQTQQYVIFSSSLPPDNVIANAGKARVKGLELELLAVPVEGLTLSGSYALMDGKITGDLISTALRYDPSCFCSKPVPTNLKGNKLRRTPKNSLSAGAQYEFPVNEKVNGLIRADYSWTDGYFFENENSDRTWNPSYGLIDAGVGVVADDGAWELMLWGKNLTDKLYTAGKTDVIGSVLASYAPPRTYGVTLKVKF from the coding sequence ATGACCAAGTCTCAACTGACGCTGCGCGCTGTGCTGCTGGCCGGTGCTGCCCTTGCCACGGCCATGCCGGCTCTGTCGCAAGAACTGATGCTGGAAGAGATTGTTGTGACGGCGCGCAAGCGGGCAGAGAGCCTGCAGGATGCCGCCGTCTCCGTCAGCGCCTTCACTGCCGAGGGCCTGCAGCGCGCGGGGATCGGCGATGTGCTGGAGGTGGTGAACCGGGTGCCCGGCTTCACCATGAATGCCGACAACGCGACCGAACCGAACATCTTCATGCGCGGCATCGGCACCGACATTGAAAGTGCCGCCAGCAGCCCCGCCGTCGGCTTCTTCCTGGACGATGTCTATCTGTCCCGCGCCCAGGGCACCAACCTGGAACTGTTTGATTTTGAACGGATTGAGGTGGTACGCGGGCCGCAGGGCACGCTCTATGGTAAGAATGTCGTGGGTGGCGCCGTCAACTTCATTACCAAGCAGCCGACCGAGGACCAGGACACCGTCGCCGAAGTGTCGGTCGGCAATTACAGCTTTCTGCAATTCCGCGGCGCCACTGGCGGTGCACTTGCCGACAATCTCTATGGCCGCATTGCCTTCTCCGCCCGTGGCCGCGACGGCTTTGCCTATAATACCTTCACCAAGAATGATGTGGAGGACCTGTCCTCCATGGGGGTGAAGGGCGCGCTGCGCCTTGTCGCATCCGAACAGCTTGAAGTGACGGCATCGGCCGATTTCTCCCGCCGACGCAGCGACGGCCGCTGGATCGACATGGTGATCCCATCGGCCCACAATGTGCCCTTCAAGAACCCCGACCCGCGCAAGGGTCCCAACAATGTGGATGGGCGTCAGCATTCCGATGTCGGCGGCGGCAGCATCAAGGCAGTGTGGAGCCTGGAGAATGGCTCCATCACGTCGCTGACCGGCTATCGCGAGGCGACGTTCGAGGACAAGAACAACGATGCCGGTTCCTATCTGGACATGGACAAGCTACTGCGCGACGCCAATGGCCGCATCCAGTTCGGCAAGATCGACCGGTCGAAGTTCAATGATGATTTCTACATCAACGCCAAGACCGAGGATGTGAAGACCTTCAGCCAGGAGTTCCGCTACAGCTCCGACTTTGACGGTCCGTTCAATGTCATGGCCGGCCTGTTCTATATGGGTGAGGATATCGGTCGTAACGAAGATGCCGATTACATCTTCGTCGATTACTTCGCGCAGGGGCGGGAGACGGCCCGCACCACCGCCAAGGGCGACACCTGGTCGGCCTTCGTCGAAGGCACCTGGGCCGTGACCGATACGCTGAAAGCCATTGGCGGCGTGCGTTATACCAAGGATATCAAGAAGTTCACGGTGGCCCGCGCCGCCTTCGGCGATTTCCTGGGTCAGGATTTCGAGGATGCGCAGGGCCGGCCCACCACGGCCTTCACGGCGGGTGACAAGCACACCTGGTCAGCCTGGACGCCCAGCGCCACCCTGCAATGGAAGACCAGCGACGATGTCATGCTCTATGCAACCGTCGCCAAGGGCTTCAAGAGCGGCGGTTGGAACGGGGAGAATGCCAACAACCCGACCGAAGCCGCCGTGCCCTACAATCCCGAATTCGCCTGGAACTATGAAACGGGCATCAAGTCGCAATGGCTGGACAACCGGCTGCGCCTGAACCTGACCGGCTTTGTCGCTGATTATAAGGACCTGCAGACGCAGCAATATGTGATTTTCAGCAGCTCCCTGCCGCCCGACAATGTCATCGCCAATGCCGGCAAAGCGCGGGTGAAGGGGCTGGAGCTGGAACTGCTGGCCGTTCCAGTGGAGGGGCTGACCCTGTCGGGTTCCTACGCCCTGATGGATGGCAAGATTACAGGCGATCTGATCAGCACGGCGCTGCGCTATGACCCGTCCTGCTTCTGCTCCAAGCCGGTGCCCACCAACCTGAAGGGCAACAAACTGCGCCGTACGCCCAAAAATTCGCTTTCGGCGGGCGCGCAGTATGAGTTCCCGGTGAATGAAAAGGTCAACGGCCTGATCCGCGCGGATTACAGCTGGACCGATGGTTACTTCTTCGAGAACGAGAACAGCGACCGCACCTGGAACCCGTCTTATGGTCTGATCGATGCCGGCGTCGGTGTCGTGGCCGATGATGGGGCCTGGGAACTGATGCTGTGGGGCAAGAACCTGACGGACAAGCTGTATACGGCGGGCAAGAC